One segment of Zymoseptoria tritici IPO323 chromosome 2, whole genome shotgun sequence DNA contains the following:
- the GliJ gene encoding dipeptidase (This protein is part of a gene cluster closely resembling the gliotoxin cluster found in A. fumigatus.), with the protein MEPVEEQDVLQQARQLLREAPLIDGHNDFAYILRGWFAGTPQIQEQGRYRSIPIGQTDVERVKKSGLGGQFWSAFVPAPPEEHEPHLRAFLHTVQQIDLIAQVIDSAPDTFEFAYSAKSITRIFGTGKIACLVGIEGLHQIGGSMAALRQLHRLGVRYATLCHDTNNEFADSATAQRARHGGLSPRGSQAIREMNRIGMMIDLSHTSDDCQRQVLALSQSPVIFSHSSCYALRAHPRNVSDDVLALLKKNNGLIMITFLRELSGIDELSSQTASCSTVVDHIEYAARCTGWEHVGVGSDFDGMLEGPTGLDDVTAFPCLIAEMLRRDISRDQMQMVMGGNLLRVLKDVEDHATRQRNDGASVLQDTVLPVWTEAQREMLLAKGAERGLVTSDTSQTV; encoded by the exons ATGGAGCCCGTCGAAGAGCAGGATGTTTTGCAACAAGCTCGACAACTCCTCCGTGAGGCGCCCCTGATAG ACGGCCACAATGACTTTGCATACATCCTCCGAGGCTGGTTCGCTGGTACCCCGCAGATTCAGGAACAGGGACGCTATCGTTCAATTCCCATCGGCCAAACAGATGTCGAGCGTGTCAAGAAGAGCGGCCTCGGTGGTCAGTTCTGGAGCGCTTTCGTGCCGGCG CCTCCCGAAGAACATGAGCCGCACCTCCGCGCCTTTCTGCACACCGTTCAGCAAATCGACTTGATCGCTCAAGTAATCGACTCGGCTCCAGACACCTTCGAGTTCGCCTACAGCGCCAAATCGATCACACGCATCTTCGGCACGGGCAAGATCGCCTGCCTCGTGGGGATCGAGGGCCTGCATCAGATCGGTGGAAGCATGGCTGCGCTCCGCCAACTCCACCGCCTGGGGGTGCGGTATGCAACCCTATGTCATGATACCAATAATGAGTTTGCAGACTCTGCC ACGGCCCAACGGGCGCGGCACGGCGGCCTATCTCCGCGCGGATCGCAGGCCATCCGAGAGATGAATCGCATTGGAAT GATGATTGACCTCTCTCACACAAGCGACGACTGCCAACGACAGGTTCTGGCATTGTCACAAAGCCCTGTGATCTTCTCGCATTCGTCCTG CTACGCCCTCCGCGCCCACCCTCGTAACGTCAGTGACGACGTTCTCGCTCTGCTCAAGAAGAACAATGGGCTCATCATGATCACCTTCTTGCGAGAGCTTTCCGGCATCGACGAGCTTTCATCTCAAACCGCATCGTGCTCGACGGTTGTAGATCACATCGAGTACGCCGCCCGCTGCACCGGATGGGAACATGTTGGTGTGGGATCGGACTTCGATGGTATGCTCGAAGGTCCCACGGGACTCGACGACGTCACGGCATTCCCGTGTCTGATCGCGGAAATGCTCCGACGTGACATCAGTCGGGACCAGATGCAGATGGTCATGGGAGGCAACCTGTTGCGCGTACTGAAGGACGTGGAGGATCATGCTACTAGGCAGCGAAACGATGGTGCTTCGGTGCTGCAGGATACCGTCTTGCCGGTGTGGACGGAGGCGCAACGCGAGATGCTGTTGGCAAAGGGAGCAGAACGAGGCCTCGTTACTTCTGACACTTCCCAGACAGTCTAA
- the ACCS1 gene encoding aminocyclopropane-1-carboxylate synthase-like protein (This protein is part of a gene cluster closely resembling the gliotoxin cluster found in A. fumigatus.), whose product MKSVINLARAENQVVRKELLAIYKTSIRRELRVDSLTYPDGLGGSRSLRSALAGFFNRWLCPIEPIKDEHIAVTPGATNCLATILSCTCSPGDTVLIPGSYWNGFDVHFPLTPRVVIVNPAPKDSPANDMGPEIVASLEETIRQLSSTKKPRAIVVTNPHNPTGRVYDRTVLEDLAILCQRHSMLLIVDEVYALSRCAPTRTKGTSFRSAVSLDLNALGVDAKRVVTVWGTSKDFGSSGIRIGCAITRDPRLQKNLGFRATPQICALSSLVTTGLLNHSSLPHLIQRNQEFLGKAYRIVDKWCTSHEVDFVPAAYGLFVLARLAPLAQTAEDECAMCEALSEVGVLVAPGQHFHWRSFGWARICFAVEPDTLREALRRIASALKLARTPVSQRARGKNGHKKPNV is encoded by the exons ATGAAATCCGTGATCAACCTCGCAAGGGCAGAGAACCAAGTCGTTCGAAAGGAACTCCTGGCAATATACAAGACCAGCATCCGACGGGAGCTCCGAGTCGAC TCTCTCACGTACCCTGACGGTCTCGGTGGAAGCCGATCCCTTCGATCAGCGCTGGCCGGGTTCTTCAACCGCTGGCTTTGTCCAATTGAGCCCATCAAAGATGAGCACATTGCTGTCACTCCGGGAGCGACAAACTGCTTGGCAACCATTCTGAGCTGTACGTGCAGTCCCGGGGACACTGTCCTCATCCCCGGCTCTTACTGGA ATGGCTTTGACGTCCACTTTCCTTTGACGCCCAGAGTGGTGATTGTCAATCCCGCACCCAAAGATTCGCCCGCCAATGACATGGGCCCCGAGATTGTCGCCTCGCTAGAGGAGACCATACGCCAGCTATCGAGCACGAAGAAACCGCGCGCAATCGTCGTAACGAACCCTCACAACCCGACTGGACGCGTTTATGATCGGACTGTTTTGGAAGACTTGGCGATTCTATGCCAAAGACACAGCATGCTTCTAATCGTGGATGAAGTCTATGCCCTCAGTAGATGTGCGCCAACCAGAACCAAAGGCACGAGCTTCCGGTCTGCTGTATCGCTCGACCTGAATGCCCTAGGGGTGGACGCCAAACGTGTCGTCACGGTTTGGGGGACCAGCAAAGACTTTGGCAGTAGCGGCATCCGCATT GGCTGTGCCATCACTCGAGACCCACGCCTGCAGAAAAATCTTGGCTTCCGAGCAACGCCCCAGATTTGCGCTCTCTCCAGCCTTGTCACGACGGGCTTACTGAACCACTCAAGCTTACCACATCTCATCCAAAGAAATCAAGAGTTCCTCGGAAAGGCATACAGAATTGTGGACAAATGGTGCACGTCGCACGAAGTCGATTTCGTACCGGCCGCGTACGGACTGTTTGTCCTGGCGCGACTTGCGCCTCTCGCCCAGACCGCCGAAGACGAGTGCGCGATGTGTGAGGCTTTGAGCGAGGTCGGGGTTCTCGTCGCGCCTGGCCAGCATTTTCACTGGAGAAGTTTTGGGTGGGCACGGATATGCTTTGCGGTTGAACCGGACACTCTCCGCGAGGCCCTTCGACGCATAGCAAGTGCGCTGAAGCTGGCACGGACTCCTGTTTCGCAACGTGCTCGAGGGAAAAATGGTCACAAAAAGCCAAACGTGTAG